In Flavivirga abyssicola, the following are encoded in one genomic region:
- a CDS encoding S9 family peptidase, translated as MNKLVTLVLLVLFISCKKEKQTKEVALNLKEYTIEQFMDNEAVGGGSFSPDKSKLLVSSNRSGIYNMYTVPTNGGDFTPITASDSSSIFGISYFPNDERMLYRADGNGDEIYHLYLRDIDGSITELTPDEGARASFYGWSHDGKSFTYGSNKRDKRYMDVYEMNVENMASELIYQNDEGYSFNVISSDKNLLALSKTINTNDSDIFIYNRTDKSLTKVNENQSSNSAEDFSLDNKTLYYTTDDGAEFSYVMKYNIATGEREKVLERSWDVSGIYFTHNEKYMVSFINEDAKNVIEILDMASGENLKLPDFQNGSITSVGISRDETMMRMYVGGSNSPSNLFTYNLASKKLHQLTDVLNKDIDANHLVTAKVIRYKSFDGVEIPAIYYLPHQASAETKVPALVLVHGGPGGQSRQNFSSLTQYLVNHGYAVLAVNNRGSSGYGKTFYQMDDLNHGEKDLQDCVEGKNWLASQPEIDAGKIGIMGGSYGGYMTMAALTYTPEEFAVGVNIFGVTNWIRTLKSIPPWWESFKDALYKELGNPHTADSIRLRRISPLFHTDKVTKPLIVLQGAKDPRVLQVESDEIVAGVRKNGIPVEYVLFEDEGHGFVKKENQIEAYSSILKFLDTYLKKENASIDGETPAKEIEAETTS; from the coding sequence ATGAATAAACTGGTAACCTTAGTCCTTTTGGTTTTGTTTATCTCTTGTAAAAAAGAAAAACAAACAAAAGAAGTCGCTCTTAATTTAAAAGAGTACACAATTGAACAGTTCATGGATAATGAAGCTGTAGGTGGAGGAAGTTTTTCTCCAGACAAATCAAAATTATTAGTATCTAGTAACCGATCTGGAATTTATAACATGTATACGGTTCCAACAAATGGTGGTGATTTTACACCTATAACGGCTTCAGATTCTTCATCCATTTTTGGCATTTCATACTTTCCAAATGATGAACGTATGTTGTATAGAGCTGATGGTAACGGCGATGAAATTTATCATTTATACTTACGAGACATTGATGGTTCCATTACAGAACTAACACCAGATGAAGGAGCCAGAGCTTCTTTTTACGGCTGGTCTCACGACGGAAAAAGCTTTACTTATGGTTCTAACAAAAGAGATAAACGTTATATGGATGTTTATGAAATGAACGTTGAGAACATGGCTTCTGAACTCATTTATCAAAATGATGAAGGTTATAGTTTTAATGTTATTTCGAGTGACAAGAACTTGTTAGCTTTAAGTAAAACAATAAACACAAACGACAGTGATATTTTTATTTATAACAGAACTGATAAATCGCTCACTAAAGTAAACGAAAATCAAAGTAGTAATTCTGCTGAAGATTTCTCTTTAGACAACAAAACACTTTATTATACTACGGATGATGGTGCTGAGTTTTCGTATGTTATGAAATATAATATTGCTACTGGTGAAAGGGAAAAAGTTTTAGAAAGATCCTGGGATGTAAGTGGTATTTATTTTACTCATAATGAGAAATATATGGTAAGCTTTATAAACGAAGATGCAAAAAACGTTATAGAAATACTAGATATGGCTTCTGGTGAAAACTTAAAGCTTCCCGATTTTCAAAATGGCAGTATAACCAGTGTTGGAATTTCTAGAGACGAAACCATGATGCGTATGTATGTTGGTGGTTCCAATAGTCCATCGAATTTATTTACATATAACCTTGCCTCTAAAAAACTACATCAGCTTACAGATGTACTCAATAAAGACATTGATGCCAATCATTTGGTAACCGCTAAAGTGATTAGATATAAGTCTTTTGATGGTGTAGAAATTCCTGCGATTTACTATTTACCACATCAAGCATCGGCTGAAACTAAAGTTCCTGCACTTGTTTTAGTACACGGTGGCCCTGGAGGGCAAAGCAGGCAAAATTTCAGTTCTTTAACGCAATATCTTGTTAATCATGGCTATGCAGTACTTGCTGTAAATAACCGTGGAAGTAGTGGGTATGGTAAAACATTTTACCAAATGGATGACCTCAATCACGGTGAAAAAGATTTGCAGGATTGCGTAGAAGGTAAAAATTGGTTAGCCTCTCAACCAGAAATTGATGCTGGTAAAATTGGCATTATGGGTGGTTCTTATGGTGGCTATATGACGATGGCTGCATTAACTTATACACCAGAAGAGTTTGCTGTAGGTGTTAACATATTTGGAGTTACAAACTGGATTCGTACACTTAAAAGTATTCCACCATGGTGGGAATCTTTTAAAGACGCACTCTATAAAGAACTAGGAAATCCACATACGGCAGACTCTATAAGGTTACGCAGAATATCTCCTTTATTTCATACAGATAAAGTAACGAAACCCTTGATTGTTTTACAAGGTGCTAAAGACCCTAGAGTTTTACAGGTAGAATCTGATGAAATCGTTGCTGGTGTTCGTAAAAATGGTATTCCTGTAGAATACGTTTTATTCGAAGATGAAGGTCATGGTTTTGTCAAGAAAGAAAATCAAATTGAAGCATATAGTAGTATTCTCAAATTTTTAGATACCTATCTTAAAAAAGAAAATGCATCAATAGATGGAGAAACTCCTGCTAAAGAAATAGAGGCAGAAACAACAAGTTAA
- a CDS encoding VPS10 domain-containing protein encodes MKHTLCLLMLLASISVLSQEFSMDLLKNMQPRNIGPGGMSGRVTAIDVVHSNPDVMYVGTASGGLWKSTSGGIKWQPIFDKEVTASIGAVAIQQSNPSVIWAGTGEGNPRNSLNGGYGIYKSLDGGKNWKLMGLEQTRHIHRVVIDPTHPNTVYVAAIGSPWGVHPERGVYKTTDGGKTWNNILFVNNKTGAADLVMDPTNPNKLIAAMWEHKRDPWFFNSGGKGSGLHITHDGGETWKKLTDDDGLPKGNLGRIGIAIAANKPNIIYALIEAKKNALYKSEDGGFKWQKINDKNDIGNRPFYYSEIYVDPQNENRIFSIYTYVNVSQDGGKNFSRLMPAYGADNGIHPDHHAWWIHPTNGNFMIDGNDGGLNITKDGGKTWRFIGNLPVAQFYHINVDNDIPYNVYGGMQDNGSWKGPAYVWRSQGIRNSYWQEISFGDGFDVVPDKEDSRFGWSMSQQGYVIRYDSETGNNYTVKPTHPDADVKLRFNWNSAINIDPFDSSTLYFGSQFVHKSTDKGLTWTVISEDLTTNDPEKQKQSESGGLTLDATGAENHCTILVIEPSPLEKDMLWIGTDDGRVHITQNGGQTYTDVTKNVKDLPSGSWIAQIKASNKNKGEALLIANDYRRFNYTPYAYRTKNYGKTWQRIVDAKDVKSYTLSIVEDIENPNLLFLGTDDGLYISLDAGNTWIKWTEGFPTVPVKDLIIHPREHDLIIGTFGRAAWVLDDIRPLRAITENQQILNQKLELFEPPTSYLAAYQQPTGTRFGGDAIYHGKNRKAGALISYYVTIDKKESSDEEKKEEEDNEKENETIDENLNQAQVKWDSLTMKIYDGDRLIRTLKQKAPKETGIYKWAWQMNEKGPKRASRKVIKNKEEPRGTKVKPGTYKIVLNFGDQTSEEMITIKNDPRLNKSDNAINEVYKASKNIENMIQIMADAVKQLAESKEIAKKYQSELKKLDKELYKDQIKASKDIAKKIDTIINLFLGKEDKRQGIKRNPEVNINQRINLANGYVRSRQNGLTTTETTLIKYAKDALKSGLDKTNTFFNEDWKTYQNSIENIKRSPFKHVKSFKIN; translated from the coding sequence ATGAAACACACTCTTTGTCTCTTGATGCTATTAGCATCAATTTCTGTACTATCTCAAGAATTTTCAATGGACTTATTAAAAAACATGCAACCACGCAACATTGGTCCTGGTGGTATGTCTGGTCGCGTTACTGCGATTGATGTTGTTCACTCCAACCCAGATGTTATGTATGTAGGTACAGCCTCTGGAGGTTTATGGAAATCCACTTCAGGAGGTATTAAATGGCAACCTATTTTTGATAAAGAAGTAACGGCTTCTATTGGAGCTGTTGCCATTCAACAATCTAACCCAAGTGTTATTTGGGCCGGAACGGGTGAAGGTAATCCAAGAAATAGTTTAAATGGTGGTTATGGTATTTACAAATCATTAGATGGTGGCAAAAATTGGAAACTAATGGGCTTAGAACAAACACGGCATATACATCGTGTTGTTATAGACCCAACACATCCAAACACCGTTTATGTTGCAGCTATAGGTTCACCGTGGGGCGTGCATCCAGAACGTGGTGTTTATAAAACAACAGATGGTGGAAAAACCTGGAACAACATATTATTCGTTAATAATAAAACAGGAGCTGCTGATTTAGTTATGGATCCAACAAATCCAAATAAACTCATTGCAGCCATGTGGGAGCATAAGCGTGATCCTTGGTTTTTTAATTCCGGTGGCAAAGGTTCTGGTTTACATATTACACATGACGGTGGTGAAACCTGGAAAAAGCTAACTGATGACGATGGTTTACCAAAAGGAAACCTAGGACGTATAGGTATTGCCATTGCTGCTAATAAACCTAATATTATTTATGCACTTATAGAAGCTAAAAAAAATGCACTATATAAGAGTGAAGACGGCGGGTTTAAATGGCAAAAAATAAATGATAAAAATGATATTGGCAACCGCCCATTTTATTATTCTGAAATCTATGTAGATCCACAAAATGAAAATCGTATTTTCAGTATATACACTTACGTAAACGTTAGTCAGGACGGTGGAAAAAACTTTTCACGGCTTATGCCTGCTTATGGTGCCGATAATGGCATCCACCCAGATCATCATGCCTGGTGGATACATCCTACCAATGGCAACTTTATGATAGACGGTAATGACGGCGGACTAAACATCACTAAAGACGGCGGGAAAACATGGCGGTTTATAGGAAATCTGCCTGTAGCGCAATTTTACCATATTAATGTCGATAATGATATTCCATATAACGTATATGGAGGTATGCAAGACAATGGTTCCTGGAAGGGTCCTGCTTATGTATGGCGATCTCAAGGTATTAGAAATTCCTATTGGCAGGAAATAAGTTTTGGTGATGGTTTTGATGTCGTTCCTGATAAAGAAGATTCCCGTTTTGGGTGGTCTATGAGTCAACAAGGTTATGTCATCAGATATGATTCTGAAACTGGAAATAATTATACTGTAAAACCAACACATCCTGATGCTGATGTAAAACTTCGATTTAATTGGAATTCGGCTATTAATATCGATCCTTTTGATTCCAGCACATTGTATTTTGGAAGTCAATTTGTTCATAAATCTACCGACAAAGGCTTAACATGGACCGTTATTTCTGAAGATTTAACAACAAATGACCCGGAGAAACAAAAACAAAGTGAAAGTGGTGGACTAACTTTAGATGCCACAGGCGCTGAAAACCATTGCACCATTTTAGTTATTGAACCTTCTCCATTAGAAAAAGACATGCTTTGGATTGGTACAGATGATGGCCGTGTACACATCACTCAAAATGGCGGACAGACTTACACTGATGTTACAAAAAACGTTAAAGATTTGCCTTCTGGAAGTTGGATTGCTCAAATAAAAGCATCTAATAAAAATAAAGGCGAAGCACTTTTAATAGCAAATGATTATAGACGTTTTAACTATACTCCTTATGCTTACAGAACTAAAAACTACGGTAAAACTTGGCAACGTATTGTTGATGCCAAGGATGTAAAAAGCTATACGCTATCCATCGTAGAAGATATTGAAAACCCTAACCTATTATTTTTAGGCACGGATGATGGTTTATATATCTCTCTTGATGCTGGGAATACATGGATTAAATGGACAGAAGGCTTTCCTACTGTTCCTGTAAAAGATTTAATTATTCACCCCCGCGAACATGACTTAATTATTGGAACTTTTGGTCGTGCAGCTTGGGTTTTAGATGATATTCGTCCATTACGAGCCATTACTGAAAACCAACAAATTCTTAATCAAAAATTAGAATTATTTGAACCTCCTACGTCATATTTAGCTGCTTATCAACAACCAACAGGAACTCGATTTGGAGGAGACGCCATATACCATGGAAAGAACAGAAAGGCTGGTGCATTAATTTCATATTATGTAACCATCGATAAAAAAGAATCGTCTGATGAAGAGAAAAAAGAGGAAGAGGATAACGAAAAAGAGAATGAGACAATTGATGAGAACCTGAATCAAGCTCAGGTCAAGTGGGATTCTTTAACCATGAAAATTTATGATGGTGACCGATTAATAAGAACATTGAAGCAAAAAGCACCAAAAGAAACCGGAATATATAAATGGGCTTGGCAGATGAATGAAAAAGGGCCTAAAAGAGCTTCGCGAAAAGTTATTAAAAATAAAGAAGAACCTAGAGGAACCAAAGTAAAACCTGGGACATATAAAATAGTATTGAATTTTGGAGATCAAACCTCAGAGGAAATGATTACCATAAAGAATGATCCGCGTTTAAATAAATCTGATAACGCTATCAATGAGGTATACAAAGCATCAAAGAACATTGAAAACATGATACAAATCATGGCTGATGCTGTAAAACAATTGGCTGAAAGTAAAGAAATTGCAAAAAAATATCAATCTGAATTGAAAAAACTGGATAAAGAATTATATAAAGATCAAATAAAGGCTTCAAAGGATATTGCCAAGAAGATCGACACAATTATTAATCTGTTTTTAGGAAAAGAAGATAAAAGACAAGGTATAAAACGTAATCCTGAAGTTAACATTAATCAGCGTATTAATTTAGCCAATGGCTATGTCCGATCCAGACAAAATGGATTAACAACAACAGAAACCACACTTATAAAATATGCAAAAGATGCTTTAAAAAGCGGACTTGATAAAACAAATACATTTTTTAATGAAGACTGGAAAACCTACCAAAATTCGATAGAAAATATAAAACGCTCCCCTTTTAAACATGTGAAATCATTTAAAATCAATTAA
- a CDS encoding Crp/Fnr family transcriptional regulator — protein MGKCEQCIIKQFNSLKSLTKDELIRISNCKTSYTIKKGTVIFEEGEAVNGVYCVKEGICKLSKLSENGKDQIVKMVVKGQLLGQRSLVSDENSNLQATALNDMEVCFIPKSEIIADLQKNPKFSFDILKDMAHDLREADDIIVNMAQKSVRQRLAEALIYIHNSFGVNPDGTLSVLLSREDFANIVGTATESAIRVLSQFKKEGLISTIGKQIKIENIEGLKRIE, from the coding sequence ATGGGCAAGTGCGAACAATGTATTATTAAGCAGTTTAACTCTCTTAAATCCTTGACTAAGGATGAGTTAATACGTATTTCAAATTGTAAAACTTCATACACTATAAAAAAGGGCACTGTTATTTTTGAAGAAGGCGAGGCTGTAAATGGCGTTTATTGCGTTAAGGAAGGCATTTGTAAACTTTCTAAATTAAGTGAAAACGGTAAAGACCAAATAGTAAAAATGGTGGTTAAAGGCCAATTACTGGGGCAACGTTCCCTTGTAAGTGACGAGAATTCTAATTTACAGGCAACGGCTTTAAATGATATGGAAGTTTGTTTTATTCCTAAAAGTGAAATAATAGCAGATCTTCAAAAGAACCCAAAATTTTCATTCGACATATTGAAAGATATGGCGCATGATTTACGGGAAGCCGATGATATTATAGTTAATATGGCACAAAAATCTGTGAGGCAGCGACTGGCAGAGGCTTTAATATATATACATAATAGTTTTGGAGTGAATCCAGATGGTACACTTAGTGTTTTATTATCTCGTGAAGATTTTGCCAATATAGTTGGTACTGCAACCGAGTCGGCGATAAGAGTGTTATCTCAATTTAAAAAAGAAGGACTCATTTCTACTATTGGAAAGCAAATTAAGATTGAGAATATAGAAGGTTTAAAACGGATTGAATAA
- a CDS encoding vWA domain-containing protein, protein MRNNKTIRKGFVFKKYEKPYQSPFDRIFEVFKELITHTSGDFDEAIDWLRELDKEYKLTTDDYSIDDFIEDLKKKGYIREEIDPNGNGGMAITAKTERAIRQQALDHIFGKIKRSGQGNHKSKGIGVGDEHTGDFRNYQFGDALDKVSMTESLKNAQINHGIGDFNLSEEDLVVEETLHKSQMSTVLMIDISHSMILYGEDRITPAKRVAMALAELITTRYPKDTLDILVFGNDAWQIEIKDLPYLKVGPYHTNTVAGLQLAMDLLRRKRNTNKQIFMITDGKPSCLRLPDGEYYKNSNGLDKHIVNKCYAMAQQARRLHIPITTFMIAQDSYLMQFVREFTYANQGKAFYTGLKGLGEMIFEDYETNRKKRIRGS, encoded by the coding sequence ATGAGGAATAATAAAACCATAAGAAAAGGTTTTGTATTTAAAAAATATGAAAAACCTTATCAATCTCCTTTTGATAGAATTTTCGAAGTCTTCAAAGAACTTATCACACATACATCGGGTGATTTTGACGAGGCTATTGACTGGTTACGGGAATTAGATAAAGAATATAAACTCACTACTGATGATTATTCTATTGATGATTTTATTGAAGACTTAAAGAAGAAAGGCTATATAAGAGAAGAGATAGACCCTAATGGTAATGGCGGTATGGCTATTACAGCAAAAACAGAACGTGCTATTCGTCAGCAAGCATTAGATCATATCTTTGGGAAGATTAAACGTAGTGGACAAGGAAACCATAAAAGCAAAGGTATAGGTGTAGGAGATGAGCATACAGGAGATTTTAGGAATTATCAATTTGGTGATGCTTTAGATAAAGTATCTATGACCGAAAGTTTAAAAAATGCTCAGATAAATCATGGTATCGGTGATTTTAACCTATCAGAGGAAGATTTAGTTGTTGAAGAGACACTTCATAAATCGCAGATGAGTACGGTTTTGATGATTGATATCAGCCATAGTATGATTCTTTATGGAGAAGATCGAATTACACCCGCTAAGCGAGTAGCTATGGCATTGGCCGAATTAATTACAACACGTTACCCTAAAGATACTTTAGATATTTTAGTGTTTGGAAATGATGCATGGCAGATTGAAATTAAAGATTTACCGTATTTAAAAGTAGGGCCATATCATACCAATACTGTTGCAGGTTTACAATTAGCAATGGACTTACTCCGAAGAAAAAGAAATACCAATAAACAAATATTTATGATTACCGATGGAAAACCAAGTTGTTTGCGTTTACCAGATGGTGAGTATTATAAGAATAGTAATGGTTTAGATAAACATATTGTGAATAAATGTTATGCTATGGCACAACAAGCAAGACGTTTACACATTCCCATTACAACATTTATGATTGCCCAAGACAGTTATTTAATGCAGTTTGTAAGAGAGTTTACTTATGCGAATCAAGGAAAAGCATTTTATACAGGATTAAAAGGATTGGGTGAAATGATTTTTGAAGATTACGAAACGAATAGAAAGAAACGTATTAGGGGTAGCTAG
- a CDS encoding heavy metal translocating P-type ATPase, with the protein MGNNTCFHCGLDATSSTIIFDEKSFCCNGCKTVYEIFSVNDLTCYYDLQQAPGATPKDVEGKYNFLDNAKIVEQLLEFNNDDTQIVTLYIPHIHCSSCIWILENLNKLNPSISASIVNFGKKNVRVTFNSKSLTLKNLVTLLSSIGYEPFISLDDYSVGKKHIDRSLIYKLGIAGFAFGNVMFLSFPEYFQVDGFWIEKYKHLFRWLMFFFSLPVVFYSAQDYFISAFKGLRSKILNIDVPIALGVLVLFVRSSAEIIFDAGSGFFDSLTGLIFFLLLGKFFQQKTYTFLSFERDYKSYFPIGITKITTEGTEESIQVYDIEKGDRLLIRNEELIPVDCILIKGTARIDYSFVTGESKTVSKQSGDKLFAGGKQLDGSIEVDVLKSVEQSYLTQLWSNDVFKKDKELSFTNITNSISKRFTIIILLIAFIATSFWLYTDSSKALNVFTSVLIIACPCAIALSAPFTFGNILRILGKKKFYLKNASVIEQLAKINTIIFDKTGTITANKETAINYEGSELSLDEETLLKSTLRGSNHPLSRSLYNILNKHDILTLDTYEEFLGKGIEAQYKDHNIKIGSAPFVGHTSDTATLNTSVHVSTNNQYKGKFTFYNAYRKGISQLFNTLKKDYDLVILSGDNAGERDNLTKLLPTKTKLLFNQKPEDKLEYIKYHQNEGANVLMVGDGLNDAGALAQSNVGIAISENVNVFSPACDAILDASKFNQLFNYIKISKSAINIIKWSFLLSFIYNSIGLYFAVTGQLAPVVAAILMPLSSISIVVFTTVATNMVGRKLN; encoded by the coding sequence ATGGGCAACAACACATGTTTTCATTGTGGGTTAGATGCTACATCCTCTACAATAATATTTGATGAGAAGTCATTTTGTTGTAACGGTTGTAAAACTGTTTACGAGATTTTTTCTGTAAACGATTTAACCTGTTACTACGACTTACAGCAAGCACCCGGAGCAACTCCCAAAGATGTTGAAGGCAAGTACAATTTTTTAGATAATGCAAAAATTGTAGAACAATTACTGGAGTTTAATAATGACGATACTCAAATAGTTACGTTGTATATTCCACATATTCATTGTAGTTCCTGTATTTGGATTTTAGAAAACTTAAACAAACTAAATCCATCTATAAGTGCATCCATAGTCAATTTTGGTAAAAAAAATGTCCGAGTCACTTTTAATAGCAAATCACTTACATTAAAAAACCTCGTAACATTATTAAGTAGTATTGGCTACGAGCCTTTTATAAGTTTAGACGATTATAGTGTTGGCAAAAAGCATATTGATCGTTCCTTAATATACAAACTGGGAATTGCTGGCTTTGCTTTTGGAAATGTCATGTTTTTATCGTTTCCTGAATATTTTCAAGTAGATGGCTTTTGGATAGAAAAATACAAACACCTTTTTAGATGGCTCATGTTTTTCTTTTCACTTCCTGTTGTTTTTTACTCAGCCCAAGATTATTTTATTTCTGCATTTAAAGGGCTTCGATCTAAAATTTTAAATATTGATGTCCCTATTGCTTTAGGCGTTTTAGTATTATTTGTAAGAAGTTCTGCTGAAATTATTTTCGATGCAGGTTCTGGCTTTTTTGATAGTTTAACAGGACTCATCTTCTTTTTATTACTAGGAAAGTTTTTTCAACAAAAAACATACACCTTTTTATCCTTTGAACGCGATTACAAATCGTATTTCCCTATCGGAATTACAAAAATCACTACAGAAGGCACAGAAGAATCCATACAAGTCTATGACATAGAAAAAGGTGATCGATTACTTATCAGAAACGAGGAACTCATCCCTGTGGACTGTATTTTAATAAAAGGAACTGCTCGTATAGATTATAGCTTTGTAACTGGTGAATCTAAAACAGTATCAAAACAATCAGGTGATAAATTATTTGCAGGAGGCAAACAGTTAGACGGCAGTATTGAAGTTGATGTATTAAAATCCGTTGAGCAAAGTTATCTAACACAGCTTTGGAGTAACGATGTATTTAAAAAAGATAAAGAATTATCGTTTACAAATATTACCAATAGCATCAGTAAACGCTTCACAATTATCATTTTATTAATCGCATTTATAGCGACCTCTTTTTGGTTATACACAGACTCTAGTAAAGCATTAAATGTGTTTACCTCAGTATTAATCATCGCATGTCCATGTGCTATTGCTTTATCTGCTCCTTTTACTTTTGGAAATATTTTACGAATTCTAGGAAAGAAGAAGTTCTATTTAAAAAATGCTAGTGTTATTGAGCAATTGGCAAAAATAAACACCATTATTTTCGATAAAACGGGCACTATAACTGCCAACAAAGAAACAGCTATAAATTATGAAGGTTCTGAGCTTTCTTTAGATGAAGAAACCCTTTTAAAGAGTACATTACGAGGCTCTAACCATCCATTAAGCAGATCCTTATATAACATTTTAAATAAACATGACATCCTTACTTTAGATACCTACGAAGAGTTTTTAGGCAAAGGCATTGAAGCACAATATAAAGATCACAACATAAAAATAGGATCCGCACCTTTTGTTGGTCACACAAGCGATACAGCAACATTAAATACCTCAGTGCATGTAAGTACTAACAATCAATATAAAGGTAAGTTTACATTCTACAATGCCTATAGAAAAGGAATTTCCCAACTATTTAATACCTTAAAAAAGGATTATGATCTGGTGATTCTTTCTGGTGATAATGCCGGTGAAAGAGATAACCTAACGAAACTACTTCCCACAAAAACAAAATTACTTTTTAATCAAAAACCAGAAGATAAATTAGAATACATCAAATACCATCAAAATGAAGGCGCTAATGTACTCATGGTTGGTGATGGATTAAACGATGCTGGCGCATTAGCACAAAGTAATGTTGGCATAGCTATTTCAGAAAATGTGAATGTTTTTTCTCCAGCCTGTGATGCTATTTTAGATGCTTCAAAATTCAACCAGCTATTTAATTATATAAAAATATCTAAATCTGCTATAAACATTATTAAATGGAGTTTTTTACTCTCATTCATATATAATAGTATCGGACTCTATTTTGCTGTAACTGGTCAGTTAGCCCCAGTAGTAGCCGCTATATTAATGCCACTTAGCTCTATTAGCATTGTTGTGTTTACCACTGTTGCAACGAATATGGTGGGTAGAAAATTGAATTAA
- a CDS encoding magnesium chelatase, translating to MKIENIKTLGDLKKTGYQSKSIKDELRENLIKKIKNKETTFEGVHGYENTVIPELERAILSRHNINLLGLRGQAKTRLARLMLNLLDEYIPYVEGSEINDDPLQPISRFAVELIKEKGDHTPISWLPRHERFAEKLATPDVTVADIIGDVDPIKAANLKLSYADDRVIHYGMIPRANRCIFVINELPDLQARIQVALFNILQEGDIQIRGFKLRLPLDMQFVFTANPEDYTNRGSIVTPLKDRIGSQILTHYPVNIETARLITEQEAKLVENQKHTVLVPDLARDLLEQIVFEARENDFIDAKSGVSARLSITALENLLSTAERRALISGDKITMLRLSDFVGIIPSITGKVELVYEGEQEGAAVVAYNLIGDAVKTLFNEFFPKIEKLKRQEDVGPYDDIVSWFFNQKDGFELLDDLRDKEYRNLLDSIAPLDNLLGKYQPNVSKPDSYFVKEFVLWALVEYKQLSKQRFTEGIQFKDPYGSFISGI from the coding sequence ATGAAAATAGAAAACATAAAAACACTAGGCGATTTAAAAAAAACAGGGTATCAATCTAAATCTATTAAAGATGAATTGAGAGAAAACCTGATTAAAAAAATAAAGAATAAAGAGACAACTTTTGAAGGGGTCCATGGTTATGAAAACACGGTAATTCCTGAGTTAGAACGTGCTATTTTATCACGTCATAATATCAACCTTTTAGGGTTAAGAGGACAAGCAAAAACACGTTTGGCTCGTTTAATGTTAAATTTATTAGACGAATACATACCGTATGTTGAAGGTTCCGAAATTAATGACGATCCGTTGCAACCAATTTCAAGATTTGCAGTGGAGTTGATAAAAGAAAAAGGAGACCATACACCAATTTCCTGGTTACCAAGGCATGAACGCTTTGCAGAAAAATTGGCAACGCCAGATGTTACTGTCGCTGATATTATTGGTGATGTTGATCCCATTAAAGCTGCTAATTTAAAATTAAGTTATGCAGATGATAGAGTGATTCATTATGGAATGATACCTAGAGCTAACCGTTGTATATTTGTGATTAACGAATTGCCAGATCTGCAAGCAAGAATTCAGGTTGCTTTGTTTAATATTTTACAAGAAGGTGATATTCAAATTAGAGGCTTCAAATTACGTTTACCTTTGGACATGCAATTTGTATTTACAGCTAACCCCGAAGATTATACGAACAGAGGAAGCATTGTAACGCCTTTAAAAGATAGAATAGGCTCTCAAATTTTAACGCATTATCCTGTAAATATTGAAACAGCCAGACTAATAACAGAACAGGAAGCTAAATTAGTAGAAAATCAAAAACATACGGTTTTAGTGCCGGATTTAGCTAGGGATTTATTAGAACAAATTGTTTTTGAAGCTCGCGAAAATGATTTTATTGATGCTAAAAGTGGTGTTAGTGCACGATTGAGTATTACTGCTTTAGAGAACTTGTTGAGTACTGCCGAACGTCGGGCGTTGATATCAGGAGATAAAATTACTATGCTACGGTTGAGTGATTTTGTTGGTATTATTCCATCTATTACAGGAAAAGTAGAGTTGGTTTATGAAGGTGAGCAGGAGGGAGCAGCCGTTGTTGCTTATAACTTAATAGGAGATGCCGTAAAAACTTTATTCAATGAATTTTTCCCTAAGATTGAAAAACTAAAAAGACAGGAAGATGTGGGGCCTTATGATGATATTGTATCCTGGTTTTTTAATCAGAAAGACGGTTTTGAGTTATTAGATGATTTACGTGATAAAGAATATAGAAATTTATTAGATTCTATCGCGCCTTTAGATAATTTGTTAGGAAAATATCAACCTAATGTATCTAAGCCGGATAGTTATTTTGTAAAAGAGTTTGTGCTTTGGGCATTGGTAGAATATAAACAGTTAAGCAAACAGAGGTTTACTGAAGGTATTCAATTTAAGGACCCTTATGGTAGTTTTATAAGCGGGATATAA